DNA from Fundulus heteroclitus isolate FHET01 chromosome 17, MU-UCD_Fhet_4.1, whole genome shotgun sequence:
ctcatgattctgcatcactttctctctttttggaTATTTCTGGGTTGTGGAGAAACGCTGAcgtctagtggcaggatgctgttactacacagtttaaAGAAAGTTAACGTTCGCTACAAGAAGCGAAGAATCAAgtaaaaatgcactaatttcaagaaaaaattacttaattttggttccctttttgcggtGTACTACACTGTCTTCTTCAAAAGTACGATTAAATCTTGTGTTTGTTTAACTTCACCAAAGTTAAACAAACAAGAAAGCAGGAAACAGGACAGCACAGGTTGTAAAAAGGAAAcgatgtaagaaaaaaaaacatgcctggCTTGTGGTTTTTAATAACTCTAAATACACATTAGAAGACGTGAAAGAAgcaaaatcttattttctgTTAACAATTCATGTTGAAATAGAGGATTTTGGGTTTCAATGGTCAAAGCAGAAACTGCGGCCCTTCTTAAGGTAACTCAGGGTGTAGAGGAGCAAACTTCTTCATTTTTAGGGTAAATATCCATTTGGGAAACTTTAACAGAAGTAGTGGACATCTAATTgtctttttgaaataaaactttGACCCGTTTCTTGACAAGGTACAAAGAAATGTCCTAATTTTGGCCACATCCAACCATAGCTGCAGAGTAAACGTCCGTTGTTATCAGAAGGACCTCAGGATGTAGCGCCTTTAGGGATGTACTCATCATTCAATGGGGTGTTTGGCCCGGGCAAGGCCGACTCGGTCGTGTCCTCTGTCGAAGATGCTGTAGTACTCTGTCAGAAATACATCTCCCAGAATCCACAGTGGACCTTCAGGGGAAACGATGTCAATGGCCTGGAAACCGCTGAAACACAGATCCCTGTTGCCAAACATCTCCTGATGGTCACAGACAAACAAGGACGAGGCTTAAAACTGGGTTTTAAGGCAAATAATTGCATCGTTAAACATTATGTTGGAGACTTTTTAATCTTATTAGACTCTTGACTTTATGTATTAAAGCATGCAGTGATGCCCCCTTTCTATGGCATGTTTCTCATtattaatttgacttttttctcatttcgTCTTTTATCTTAAGCAACGAAAAACACTTGACCCCATTACTCCATCCTCATGAATATTTTAgattgtaaaatatattttaaagctaatcttagtttaaaaaaaagattttatcaAACCAACCTGTCCCAGTGGGAAAAAAGTAATGGTCGCCTGCCTCTTTGGTGATGAACTGACTGTGATTCACAGCAATTAAGTTAAATATCATTACCCACACCGAGACCTAATAACTGCCAGACCTGTACAGCAAATAAACATGAAGTAGacacaaaaattaaatgtattattccAATAAAAGGAACCTGGTGAAACCTCCCAGGAGAGGCAAgtctaccaaaattactccaggaGGTCACGGAAGAGGGcagaacaacatttaaagcTCTCCAGGGCTTACTTGGCTCAGTTAAGGCCAGATTTCATGATTCAATGGTAAATCTTGACTAATCTGCAGTGGCAGGACCCCAAACATGCTGCAAATTCCTCCAATgtagaggaaataaaacaattctgccAAGTAGAGCAAAATTAAAGTTGATGGCAGTCGTTGGGTTAGCCCTTAACAAGTTAAATCTCTGCCGGTTATTAACTTCAAAGTTTCACAAAACAAGCCAATAGAAGAAATGTGTCAGGGAAAATactgtaaaacagtttaaacaagCAAACGTCCTCACCTTTCTAACGTAATGCTCCGATGTCAGCGTGTACTCCTTCCCGCCCAGGATAAACGTGACGTGAGGCAAACTGGACAATCTGCCGCAGTCGATGAGAAACTGAAACAGACACAGCATGAAGGAAAACCAATAAACTAATATGTGATTCTCTTTCATGTGTTTCTCAACCCTGGTCCAAAGTCCTTCAGACAGGTTTTATTTAACTCGGGTGTTTAGAAGGAGGGAAACATGAAAGATGCAGGACAGTTGATCCGGAGGAGCATATCCAATTTTACCATTTAACATATAAAATGCAGGAGACACAGAAGAGAAGCCGCTCTGGTGAGATGAGACCAAACTAAATGCTAAATATGTCAAATATCCCCATAGTGAGACAAGATGGTGGCAGAATCGTACTGTGagaccttccagcaggaaaaccatcctaaacatgcagccatgCAGCAATGGGAcggtttagatcaggggtgtcaaacatacggcccgcgggccgaatccggcccgccgaacaatttagtccggccctgtggctaaatgcattatcattataaaaaaaaaattacattttttttttttttcagtgtcctgtctggcaatgtggcaataagatgccacaaagagctcatcagatttgactttcacaagtggacaagataaaaggaagagactgataaaacaattattgaaaaaaaaaacatgtattttgtttaattgaaaatatgcagttgtgttttaattagcagattaagcttcaggtgtggaaaaatttaaatcatttcttaatttttatctgtttgatgtattttgtcaggcagaacagtgtttttaatttccaaaaaatgtgaataaatgtttttcaacattgtataatcactgtgatcagttcttatgcataatgcacttaagtaaatgtttaactgagtaaaagtattgttgaaattgcacatacttttcttaaaaacgctgaggttattcataatatattgtgtaaaagtgaaattaatttaatataaaaatcaacaacaagtccacttttattagttctatttaatcttgcagtgagtttacttgtgtggccctcttgagatcagattaagctgaatgcggcccctaaaccaaaatcagtttgacacccctggtttagatcaaagcatattcatgtgttttaaatggcctagtcaaagtccagatctaaatccaattaagaatctgtgTCAAGACTAGCAAACTGTAGATGGAGATGGGCTCCAATCTTTAAACAGTGTTAACTCAGGAGGGCTGAATTCCGAggcatgccgcacttttcagattcttaaTTGTaaaactaccgtatttttcggactataagttacacttttttcatagtttggccgactTATATTCAGttgcgacttatatatcaaattttaaTGGTAATTCATGTTGACCAGCATGAACAAAGAAGGAACATTCCTGGTTGGACTTGGAGGctttttatgctaatttaccccattcaacctcccaggtatgttccatgttattcatcCAGAATCTGGTATtattaccagattaaatgtcaattTTTAGTCTtggaaatgaaataaatttcaaaataaatgcgTACAGTCCggtgagacttttttttttttttaactctttatgacgcatttttttgttatattccGGAGCGACTTTCCGGAGCGacttacaggactgtctcagaaaattagattattgtgataaagttctttattttctgtaatgcaattaaaaaaacatgaaatgtcatacattctggattcattacaaatcaactgaaacatcgcaagccttttattgttttaatatcgctgattatggcgtacagctgaagaaaacccaaatatcctatctcaaaatattagaatatggtgaaaatgtatactagtaggctattcaactaatcattgaatcgtctaattaactggaaacactgcagggtttcttgagccttgaaaaacactcagcttggttcagtaaactaaatcacaagtatggtagtggttaagagacgacatcagattctcacagtaactggtgtactgaccatggcattactgtccttgattggcctgccaattcccctgacctgaaccccatagagaatttgtgggctattgtgaagaagaagctgaaagacaccagagccaacaatgcaaatgagctaaaggccgctattgaagcatcctgggcatccataacacctcagcaatgccacaggctgattgcctccatgccacgccgcattgatgcagtaatctgtgcaaccAAGTACGGAGTGCATTAAtgcacattttcaaatgtttgattttgttttgctgttataattttttttttacttggtctgaggaaatattctaatattttgagataggattttagagttttcttcagctgtacgccataatcagccatattaaaacaataaaaggcttgcgatatttcagttgatttgtaatgaatccagaatgtatgacatttcatgttttttaattgcattacagaaaataaagaactttatcacaatattctaattttctgagacggTCCTGTATAGTCCGAAAAAGCCCGTAGTTGGGAAACTATATAAACATTTTCCTTCAATTTTGCAGTTATGCACGACTTTGTCagcctgtcacataaaatcctaataaaatacagcaGGGGTCGCTGGGATTGTTTCACTGTCAGGCATCTTCCAAAagtttctggcacaacttcCAAGGTAAATGAAGAGAGTAAACGAACATGTAGCATAAAACCTTCAGCAACGTAGAAGCATAAGGAGCAGACTTTATTTGCAGACCAACGAGTTTCGGCTTTATGGTTATTATGCTTTAAGTGCTGCTGAAGGTTTTATCTTACCAGGCATTTGCATCTTCCCAGAAGCGATTGATTAAATCAACGACACTATTGGGATCAAATGTTCTGCTTCATCAGAAGGTGCTTAACCTCTCCAATATTTGTGGGCGTGGCTCCAATCAGCTGCTGCAGAATCAGGATCTCATTGGTCGGTCCACCAATTAGCGAGGTTCCCGTATCAACGATGGCCTGGCACCCACGAGGACAGAAGGAGCTCACGCCCTGCACCGCCACGCTGAAACACACACGTCCCCGACTGTGATTAACCTCTGCAGCGTTTACGTCTAAAACCAACATCCAGGGGCGGCAGAATATGTTCCACCTGTCGTTAGATTGAACatatgtggggggaaaaaaaaatcacctttcCATCTTAATCTGCCAGTATCCTTTGGCGCTCACAGGCAGCCAGTTGATTGGTCCAGTGTACAACGCTTCATCTATTCCCCCCAGCAGCAGTTCTCCCTCTGGGGTGCTGGTCTTTGTTCTCCTGCAGAAACAGATAAAAGTGACCTGaggcctgtttaaaaaaaagctacatttggAAATCCAGGATAGACGCCAAAGCCAGGTTTGACATAGCGTGATCAATGCGCCCCGGCTTTATCCGTTTCAAAAATCCCAATCCAGGCTCAAGAAACGCAGGAAAATCAAGCCAGGTGTAGTAATCCAGCTAAATGACAACAGACCATGAGGTCGATCCCAGATTCACTGATCGATCAGCTGTGTGCGCCAATCTTCAACCCAAACCAGCAACATGGAGGCTGCTTTTATTaaggaaaacatttgtttggagctacttatattgcaaataaaaagttaaactaTTTTCTCTGATCTATCCGCCTCTGACTGTAGGGGGCGCTGTTTCTCTGATCCATGACTCCTGCAGCAGTAGAGCAGGATAGATGAAACGTTTTCAGCAGAACTTTGCAGAACAATGTTCACCTCATATCAGATTTTAAAAGTGGCTTTAATTATTAAtacaaatattgtttgaattttaaacattaagcacagactttaaaacaaattgaaaaaagtTGAATAATATTCTTTCCATTAACAGTCGGTAGGTCATTGAGTCTTTtggtttatatgttttttttatttttgggctgTGAGATTTTGTGCACTTGATGGGGAGATATGTTTTTTCTGGAGGAGTCAGCAaaacagcgccccctagagTCACGGGATTTGGTGGAAAATGGTTTAACAGCAGATTTTATGGACAACAccttttcttcttcatcatcCATTTCTCTAATTCCCTCATCACATGCGATGGTCTTTTAAAGGCCTTTCAGTCAAACTCAGAACAAAAACCGTCTTAAAAACCCAGCTGAACTGTGACAATGTCCACATGGAATATTATGAAGTTAATAAATGTTTAGGCTACCAtcctaattttaaaaataattatagtCCTTGACTGAATACCAATGTGTATCAGTGGTGTTTTAATGCaggctgattaaaaaaagaaaaacacacataagGAAACAGAATCACTGATAAAACTCACTGGTTCCTGATCAGTGTGACCACTGACTGAACAGAAAAGGGTTATTATATCCAggattaactaagcctggttgCTTGCCAGGCTAGCTGCACAGAATtaatcaccatggtaactgatCATGTGTTACTGCATTTGTGAAACCGAGTCCAACTTTAATTCAGCcaggatatctggaaaatcACGGCTTAATCCTCCGTCTTGGTTTTGTAAAACACTCCTCTGCAGCACCTTCTCAGCATAAACATACGATTTATATATTAAATCTGCTTCTGTAGTTCTTGACTGgagctttttgttttacagcattCCTCGGGTTCCGTGAGACATTTGGATCCTCCTCTAGAtccatcagggtctattttctcattttactgagttctactgttctccagttttgcactgcttgtcgtcatttaagcttttaactttttgttctctgtcttttttcatttgatagaaggtacacctggtctggtgttcttttagctgtgacatcatcaggggaggcagatcatccactattaccatctaacatagaaagtactcctgggtcaatgtgagcttctgagctttctgtgtctctgctctgtcttctctaacatagaaagtactcctgggtcaatgtgagcttctgtgctttctgtgtctctgctctgtcttctctaacatagaaagtactcctgggtcaacgtgagcttctgagctttctgtgtctctgctctgtcttctctaacatagaaagtactcctgggtcaatgtgagcttctgtgctttctgtgtctctgctctgtcttctctaagccccagtgggtcgaggcagatgagcgttcacactgagcctggttctggttctgctggaggttctcctccctgttaaaggggagttttcctctccactgtcgcttcatgcatgctcagtatgagggattgctgcaaagccatcaacaatgcagaggactgtccactgtggctctacgctctttcaggaggagtgaatgctgcttggagagacttgatgcaattaactggttcccttatattggaaaattttgaccaacctgtataatctgattgaatttgactttgtaaagattTTTGGGTTTCCTCCATGGACATGGGTCCATGGAGGAAACCCAAAAATCCCTGTTCCTACCGATGGTCCTTAGCTTTAGGTATTGCTCAACTATAGGAGCCATCCGATGATTTCACTGTCTTCTCCTACCATGCAGACGTCTCTGTGCCGCACTTTGAACATGCCTGATCTAGTGGATTAAAAGCTGGATATTTACGTCCAGGTCACGTCTGGGTTCCTCCTTATGGCTGTTGTGTTTCGGGCGTTCACGTGTGACCCGGACTCATAAACTCCTCCACTCAAAGCAGAAACTTACACTCAACCAAAACGAAGCGTTTCACATTTCTTTTGAGAAAGTTGAGACAATCTGGAGGTTCTTTTTCATCTCTGATCCAAATCTGGCACACGAGGAGACATGGTTGAAACCCTCGGAAACTCTTGGGCCACTTGACTCGTACATCACTTCACCCCTAAGAGTCCTAGAGGACATTCAACATAAACTTTTTCATCTACCTAGTGACTTTTCAAAAATGGTCGGCTGAAGAGGTTTGGGTATCTCCATTTGGAGAttgctcacactgcaaaaacagaactaaaaataagtaaaacgctcttaaaatgtgtgtatttttccttgatttgagtaggtaaataagattatctgccaatagaataagatatttgcacttaaaataagaaaaatttatctccatcatcttatttcaggtgcagtatatctaattatcttattttaggggtcaaaatactcattccattggcagatagtcttatttacctgctcaaatcttgGACAAAAACAcccattttaagaacatttaacttatttttagatctgtttttgcagtgcagggaaATCTCCCGGGGTGAAGCCCTTgggcaggggcggttctagacaggggccaacaggggcccatgcccctgtagaaatggtcctggcccctgtactgaagacatgataataaatacacttctcataattatttccaatggtaaagaaaccataactgactggtccctttgaccaatattattgttttacctatgcagttttacactaaaaagaatttaaaacttaagatgttccatgtttagctttagccgtattgagctgggggcaaagttttcaactgctagatcaggggtctgaaacctgcagttccagagccacaagtggtttacttaatattattacacatttaaatattgccattttattgttttttttatttttttgttctgtgcccctttgaaaaaacactggccccaccttggcccccctggtaaatttggtctataACCACCACTGCCCTTGGGGCAGATCTGGTAATCACTGGAATGAGGAATTATTAGAGATTTGGACCAAAGcagtcattaaaaacaaaaccaaccaaaaaataAAGCGTTCCGTAATCCTAAAGGAGTGGGAACATCAAACCGACAGAGAGCACCGTCTATTGGCAGCAGAGGATCCTGTTCTAAGGTCTCAGGATAAGAAGCACCTGCTGAGGTAGAAGGAGAACACCGGCTCGTCCACTATCTTGTGTGCAATCATGTTGTCGAAGACGGGGTTGCCCAGGATCTCCGCCAAGGACTGGTAGGCCAGTCCCAGGACGCCGTCGAACTTCGCCGTCACAAACGTGGACCCCGGTTCGTACACGGACTCCCCGAACTCTTGGTTCAAGGTGACCAGTTGCCCGATCTGGAACAGACAGCATGGAAATCAGAACGTTTCGTCTGCGGCTCCCGTTTTAGATCaaaccagtggcggctggtgaaaaaataATCTTgctggggctggccaatagatttccctgcctaacccagtacatgcatttaaattaaaagtcggaacaTTACTACAAAGCatttaattagtaaaaaaacattgttcataaaggattattttgttttttttgtctcattaatccttttcacagactcatgccagagggtttgcatacattgtacatgtacgtatattattatgaaacgaacgtttacatcttgacttaaatatatatatatatatggctcccacagtcgattgggattgtctgcctgcatccttttcattgaaattatctatttctttcttctttcttcctcctttggtaaacgaaagaaacgtacatccgacgatttggaatgtctctgtgtgcaaccgggagcacaacaagtcgtaggcattgtttagattccaaaaataaactaaaagtacgctctaatttacccgttttgtcacgctggtaagcgagaacagttctgtttttgccgaccaccgtgacccggatgtagcgcggatgtagctcgtgacgtcacgcgtgaagtgcacctatcactgtgcagctagggcaaagactccaggagccccaaagccattcattttggcgatgctgattgaccaaatatttataaatcttccctagcaacagtaaacgattggttatttcgctacacttgtagggctccttgagtgacagccactgatctctattataccctggagtgctaatcaccgtctgttagaacgagtcgctttgaagccaccagccgccatattggtactccctattttcccccagtaactagggaatatgtgcgctacagcatcgaataacgaggattttctcatgttcagggggggcttaagactcttaaaatgtcaaatgccatatacttttatgttatgttctaaaaatatcaagtactgagaaagtcatgtgctgaaatattttgcattttattcatttaaatatatatatataacatttataaatatataaataacaatatacaaaaacatatatttacatatgtgtatacatatatatacatatatacatatacacatacttatatatatacatatatgtatatttaatatgaataacatgtaaaatatttcagcacctaatttcctagtagttgatagtgttagtacatccactgactgtagaattacctgtgaaacgttttcacacagccagaaaactgcttgttgctgcaaccaaatcctatgagattctgtgagagtagggagtagcaagatggcggccagtgacttcagtttttcggcaaaatcagcactccagtgtataatatagctcagtggtcacagccccacaagtgtagaagaagagaaatgatacgttctgttggtggaaatgcactgttaaatgatagagtcaattagtaaaagtgttttaataattcttattacatgtagccacgtactattaagtaaaaactgacattaataatacttttaaaatctatatatatattgacttttcccctccacatctagggagcgCCCCCTattggccagccgccactggatCAAACACCACGGGCATTTGtttctgacaaaaacaaaaacccgcTGAGGACCGACCTTCACCGTGTCTCTGCCCATCACTCCCAGCAGGTGTCCCGATCCGTAGTGGATGCCGAATGTTCTGCCATCGTGGTGGAAGGAGTGGGACTCGAAGGCCTTGAAACGCCGGTGCAACGCTGCGAGAAGACAGTAAAGTTTCCGTCACCCCCCCCCCGGACGGCACGGTGGCATAGATTCACTTTGTGACAACTCAGATAAAGCaggtttattttgaaattctttaatttgttaaaaaggGAGACAGGCTCCCACCATGAGGCTCTGCATGGCTCTCCACACACAGACCTTGAACTTCTTATCAATTTTCAACAAACTGAATCAAAGTCATGATGTCCTGACCCCAAAAAACCTCTAATAAAGAGGAAAATCCTGACGCAGACACTCTGGTGGTATGTTGCACGGCTCAATGGtgcattttgtgtgtttgtgacgGAGTACCGCAGGCGTGGCTGACGCAGTAGGACGACGGGACCCAGAGGTCGGCGGATCCGGTGTCAAAAATCACAGAGAAGTTCTGCGGCGGATTCCCCACGCTGATTTCACCGAAATACTGAGCCTACGACACAAAAACACatgtttacaaaataaaacccGTGCCAACATGCCACTATACTTATTTCAAATTAACTGCAAAACATTTCTGCACGCTAATGTATCAGGAATCAGTCAATATTGTTCATCCAGAAGAGGAAactgttacactgcaaaaagggaacaaaacctaagtaacattttcttggaatgagtgtatttgcccttgatttgagcaggtaaataagattatttgccaatgaaattggtatttttacccctaaaataagataattagatatactccacttgaaataagatgatagagattagttgttcctattttaaatgcaaaaatcttattccattcaCAGATattgttatttacctgctcaaatcaagggcaaatacactaatttcaataaaattataCTTACgtttagctccctttttgcagtgaatgtgTTGTTCTCCTTAGTAGATAGAGATATTACCCAAAGCAGTCCACACCAAAGCAATGCAACAGTGATTTGTATTAATGACAGAAGCGTGAAGAACATGATGATGATTTTATGGCTTTATAGGCTCCCCATAGTTATTCACAACAGTTAAATTAATTAGATGCACAGCTGTGGCTGTATTTAGGAGAAGGCCTCAAACGCGGttttgtgtgacatcatggCAAAAATCTAAAGATTTCACGGTGGTCATTATCCACCGTGAAGTCACAGTACCAACATGGGCTGAAGGACCGCTCAGTGAAGAAGAAGCCATTTGtccaaaagcaacattaaaGCCCAGATTGTATCTACTAGAAGTCCAGGATTACAACACTAAATTAGTTAATGATAAATCTGTCTGCGGTCACTAGCCTGCTGCAAGCTAAAGGCCACTTCTTTAATTGAATACCTTGTAAAactattattttgtaaataaatgaccaCGTTAACGTTCGCTGCACCATTCTCTCCTGTCTTATCTTTATTGCGGTCGGACTCTTCCTTTTGCATCATGGTTAAGTGAAAATCGTAAATCTAAAATGTCAGGGGTGTGACGTgttattagggctggacaataattcaataatgataaatatcgagtgatagacgtatatcgatgataggaaaaaataggtcaataaaaacttcaatagaataacagtccTTCCTTCCAGaattccttccttttgcattctagccatataggttaatattacatcattacatcctcccaaccaatcacaatgcagacccaggaacgctctgtcaccaagctccgcccccttcaaagaggtcagagagcacgcattctttttttaatttttaaaaacttgcagttttggtaaaaagttggttgttttttgggttgagtttgaattcagtgtttgtgtctgtatctaaaaataagtcgctaagcaacagcataaaatggccagagctgcacttattcaaatgttttgaattagttgataattatcgatatcgatcaatacgatttctattttatcgatatgcttttttctatatcatccagctcTATGTGGTATTAGGGATTAATCTGattgaataaacaaaaagccCCAATCAGCAATGGGCGGAATCTTcaagtaaccaattagagaccagcatgatGTCACATGAGGCAAAAGcgttaaagcaaacaaacaaactcatcTGTCCGGTGTCCTGCGTCATCAAAACATTTGAGGTACACAAATCATTGCTTCAAACAAACCCCAAAATGAATGGGAATTCTGAAAAATTACAAGcaagacacattttatgagagaacagATCCGATAAGTACTTTTTATGACGCAGTTTATGTTTTTTCCGACCAATTTAAGATCTCAAGACATGAGCCAGGAATGTAAG
Protein-coding regions in this window:
- the nots gene encoding nothepsin, translated to MLRLLLLLLSTWMGSAMDRVPLRRVPSIRSQLRAQGLLEDFMKDHSPDMFNRRYAQCYPPGTPSLRLGRSSEKIYNFMDAQYFGEISVGNPPQNFSVIFDTGSADLWVPSSYCVSHACALHRRFKAFESHSFHHDGRTFGIHYGSGHLLGVMGRDTVKIGQLVTLNQEFGESVYEPGSTFVTAKFDGVLGLAYQSLAEILGNPVFDNMIAHKIVDEPVFSFYLSRRTKTSTPEGELLLGGIDEALYTGPINWLPVSAKGYWQIKMESVAVQGVSSFCPRGCQAIVDTGTSLIGGPTNEILILQQLIGATPTNIGEFLIDCGRLSSLPHVTFILGGKEYTLTSEHYVRKEMFGNRDLCFSGFQAIDIVSPEGPLWILGDVFLTEYYSIFDRGHDRVGLARAKHPIE